Within Bactrocera oleae isolate idBacOlea1 chromosome 6, idBacOlea1, whole genome shotgun sequence, the genomic segment aagcccccatatacctaatatatagattttcgaacttctagtTGACTTgataccacatatgtatatcgatcAATCTGATAGTTATTGTAATGAAACTGAGAgaacgtgtttttctaataccAGTGTAAACTTTGGTATCTTTAAAACGTCCAACTGATTTTACTCcgttatgtatgtttataattatatcagagaatgttaatgaatatacattaataattcattataattcatttacattctctgattatatattgtatttataaaccTCCACACACAGATGTCGCTACGCCAGCGAAATTTGTTACGAAATTCATCCCTAAACAGGAGTTTATTAAATGATTTATTAACTTTGGATCATAAGCAAGAATATTTTTAGCTACTATTTTCTcacttttaactattttttatccattttcaaaagtttaattttattttcttgcacgCCGTTGCACCCTGTAGACTAAATTTCCGCCGCCATTATAGCCGCTTCCCCTTTCGCGCCAACAAAAGTTTCTAGttaaacagaaaaaattataaattaattagctAAAcgtattcaaaattatataatatatatatataattatattatataatacagtTGTTTATCCTTTTGCCAGTTTATAGCGTTTGCGCTATAAATATCTGCAATGTTTTGGTTACTTTAGATGGCAGTTATAATGCGAATTTTGAAGCCACTAACAGCttacaattaattataattataaacttTTAAAGCCGACTCAGTTGTTGTAATATCGACAGATTGTTGGATAGAAATACGCATTCGGTTAATTATCGCACATGCTTAGGCGGAAAGGACTCACTATTACTACTACTTActgggttagatcgccgaaataacaacACTTGGCCGGATAGAATTCAGGTCAATTCTGTTATTGTAGAACCGGCTATTGGTGCAATTTAAAGGTCTGTTTTTCTCTCTCAGTGCTTCAAAGCAGAATATATGCataagtttttgttgttaaaatatAGCACTTGTCCATATttgcgtatttatttatattaataatgttacaacattttaatatttacatattgatATTTAAGTGCAATATGTGGATATACacgatatatatattaattaaatactgCCTTACATTCTAATACATGTATGTAATGCCTATATAAACACGAACATATAGGAAACAAAAGCCACTTACAGCCAGCGGAAAATTAAACGTAGAGTTCATCATTTATAACTggtcacaaaaattaaaatgtattgcaTTTTCTTATTGAGCATTTTAGAAAGAACGAAGCTTAGTGTAAGTATTTCTACAAGTAtttaacaatatacatatgtagctaatGAATTTGAGAAGCTTTTATAAATAATCTTCATTATTCATGACAAATATGCCAACATATTTTTTGCTCTGTCATTCTAAAGAAATTCTTAAATATTCTTCCTAGTTTAGTATAATCCATTGTGGTTCATTTCCAGCGAAAAGTTCAAATTTTTAGCACGAAAAGCCGTTCCATGTAATGTATGATTGAGACGACGATCAGCTGAAAGGTTAGTACAATGAAATGTACTATTGCTTGGCATTGCGCCAGCCGTTTGTTCAAGTAAGCGGAAAGTATTTGTCTAGGTCTGCGTCTGTTGCGATCATATTGACGGTGAGAAAGGTATCTCGTATGTATGATTTGCAATGCGATGGCTCtgaaaacaaacaaatcaaATAATTGGCCTAACTCAAAAGCAAGTAAAAGCGGTAGGTACTCACCCAATTTGCCGTCACAAACACGATTTGTTATTCTTTTGGCCAATGTTTTGAAGAGCTCTTTTGAAGTGATCTTCTTTTTATAGTACGGATTTAGTAGCTCAACTACGGATTTGCTCACATCAGATTTATGTTTGGCAGCGTTGAGACGCGCTtgtctttcatttaacgagtgTTTTGAATTCGATTCGGGTCTTTGCGCTGGTTTTCGATATTCGCCACCTTTTGCGGCATTTTCACTGGTGTTGgaattttctgaatttttattgttttttggcaATGCGAATTTGGATTTACTACCATTCATATCACTTTCGGATGGTGTGGGCAGCTCTTTCTTGCGCTTGGCTGCGTGCCAGTCCGACTGTCTAGACGCATCTTCAGCCTTTAATGTGGCACCGCTTGTGTTTTTTGATGGTGTTTCTTTTTCGGCTGGTTTTATGTCGTTGTTCGCAATAGTTTGCTCGTCATTCTTGAGTAACTTTTTCTGTACAGCAGCTTTATCTGCAGCTGCATTTCTCTCTATCTCTTCCAAAGCCTTGAGCTCATCTTCTATTTTCTTCTTACTTAAAGCAAGTAGTTCCAATTCATCTAACGAATCCTCTGACTCCTCTCGTTTCTTATCCGATTCGCCTTCAAATTCCTGCCATTCGGCGCGCAGTGCTTTAAGCTTTTCTTTTACCGACTTTTCATACTTGACCGAATCCTCAAAGGCGTCCTGGTATTTGCATTTGGTGGCCGACGCATTCTCGTATATTTCGAGTTCGTCCAAATCGTCATCCTTGTGTTTATGCTTGGAgtggtgtttgtgtttgtgcttGCGTCGCGAGGATGAACTTGCAGATGAAGAATCCGATTTGTATTGATGCGAGGTTAATGTGGAACTAGTGGATGATTTGTGATGGTGTGTCGTTGAGCTGGACGCGGATTGATAGTATGCATCGTAACTGGCCGAGGTTTTGTAGCTGTGCAAAGGCGATTTCTCCTTCGATTTGCTGTAGTGCGACGTTCTGTGTTTGCGTTTGTGATGTACCAGCGCATCATAATATTCTTCATCCTCGTTTCTGGTGTCTGTTCTGGTGGAGCTATCTGATTTGTTTGCAAGTGAAATATCCGATTCGTCACCGAAAAGCGTCTTTATTTTGCCGTCATCTTTCTTAGTTGCATACTTAATAGAATTCTCCAACATTTCTTCAGCTGGATCATCCCAATCGTCGTTGCCAAACAACGAATCCATTTTGGCATCCGCTGGTTTGGCAGTATGCTTATCCAAGCGCGTCTTTTCATTTTTGTCAGTATCATGCTTTTCCTCGTCTTCGCTCATTTTAAACTCATTGGAGTTGATATCTTTGTCGCTTATGTCCTCGAGATCATCATCTACTTTCATATTGATGGTATCATTTTTTACGGTGTCGTCTTTGTCAAGGTCGTAAGCTTCTTCCTCTTTTACAGGTGTGCCTTCAAAAGTATCTTCTTTCTCTTGCTCGGTCGGTGTCTTTTCTATATCCATACACTCCATACGCTCTTGCttgatatttgcattttcattgCTTTCCACATCTTGGCTCTCCCCACTGCTGCTTACTGGCGAACAGTTATCGCCTTCACTTTTAATTTCCTTATTTTTCTCGAAAAAGTTGCCAATGGTTGTCTGTTTGGTAGTATcttgtttgtaactttttttatgTCGCAATGCCTTTGGAAGATCTTTCGTGGCGTTGTTCTTGTTCGGCACATTGGGCGATGATGGACGCGTGTCTTCCAACTCCTTCAATTTACGCTCGAAGTACTCAACACTACCGCCCGTCCAGGCTCCCTGCTGACTTGTTTCGGGACGTGCTACATAGGCTCTTAATATCGGCATAAGCAGCTCTTTGTTCGTTTGCTGGCGGATGGCTGCAAGCTGGAAGAGTTTTGCTTTTAGTTAATGGCTTTTTAATCAAATAGtattatgcaaaaataattttgatgtgtttgttgttgtatttaatttttttaaactcaatTTGCTTACCTCTTTCGCCAAGGCGTGTTGATACATGTTGGTCACCTTCACCCTTGTAAAGCATTCATACTCTATGTCTATGGCAATGGCTTCAAAATCACGATGGCGCAGATCCCTACGCGGATCATCTTCTTTGCACTGTTCGGCATTTAGCTTCAGCGCACTGACGATTGCGCTGAGGTAGTTCTCACGTATGGCCGTCGTAAGTCCAGAAACTTTGACACCAGACGATGGTGCATGCTTGACACGTGTTATCTGTGATTTGCCCTCCTTCTCCACTTCGCGCGCCGCATTCAATTGTTTGCGCAGTTGAAATTGTTTTCGTATGAAATCTTCTGTTTCACGCTTTGCCTTCTTCGCCAAATGCTCGTGACTTACAGAAGTTTCACTGTCCGACTCGCCATAGTCGTTTTTTAATCTCTTCGCACCCGCGCGCCCACCtgtgaaattatttataatttaatataattttgttggcCAGTATTAAAGCATACTACCTTCATACAAATCCGCGCTATCTTCCAATGAAACTCCAGATTTGAAGTGTCCATCCATACACAGTTTGTGAAACATTTCTAAAGCCTTCTCGATTTTTTTAGGGTGCCTGCACACGTCACATTGGTCATTGCAATCTGGTGGCGGGTCCCCAAAGTAATCGGAGAAGAGTTTGTGACGGCAACTTAGACTCTCACAGAAGTTAACGATCTCACCGAAATTCTTCACAGCACGctgcacaaaaatataaaactatatattattagTGTTGCGATTAGCAATTTGTTAACTGACCTGCGCCAACTCTTGTTTTCCAGAGCAAGTAGAACTCCTCGTTCTATTTACATCGTTTTGCAGCAGAAACTGTATAGACTTTACATCTTCCCTCCCGTAATACAACCGGCAGTATGATTGTAAACCGTCGCGTCCAGCGCGGCCAGACTCTTGATAATAAGCAGCAACATTTTGTGGCACATCCCAATGCACGACGAATCGCACTGATGGTTTATCCACACCCATGCCAAAGCTGTTCGTTGCACATATCACAGGGTATTCACCGTTCATCCATTGCTCTTGCACTTGTATGCGCTCTGCGCCTTTTAGACCCGCATGATACGCCACAGCGCCCACACCTTGTTTGGAAATACCATATGCTACGCGTTCCACATTTTCACGCGTTCGACAGTAAACAATGCCACAGCCTCGTTTCGGTGCGGGCACAGCTTTAAACTCGTTTGCGTCACCAAAACAATGCAAGGCAAATGCAGCTAAATGTTGAAAATCATCCTCTATTGAGTTTTTGAATACTACATCATAGAAGAGATTCTTTCGAAAACTGGGCGTTGTAAACCTGGCAACTGGTTGCTTGAGCGCTAAATGCAGGAAAATGTCTTCACGTACTTGTTTTGATGCAGTCGCCGTCAGCGCCAGCCAAACAATGCTGGTGTATTTTCTACGCAGGTTACAAAGTTTAAGATAATCTGGTCGGAAGTCATGACCCCATTGTGAAACACAATGTGCCTCATCTACGGCAAAATATGCAATCTTATTATGCTTGACCAATGTTTGCAAAAGATCTTGAAAAAACTGCGTTGCCGCTTGCTCGGGCGTTATATATAGAAAACGTATGCTAGGGCGCATAGCTTTCAGATCGCTGATGACAGCATCGCGTTCTTTATTTGACATCTTGGAGTTCAATGAATCGGCGCGTATCTTAACCTTACCCAAGTGATCAATTTGATCTTTTATTAGCGCCAATAATGGTGAAAAGACAATAGTTATTTGATTTTCGCACAACACACCAGGCAGTTGGTAACACAACGACTTGCCGGAGCCGGTGGGCATAGACACAAATATATCGCGCTTTCCTGCATTCCAAATTATTTCTTATAAGACTATACACAATAAGTTAATTATTTAAGGCATCACTTACTCTCCACAGCACATTTTATAGCACTTCTTTGCAAATCTGATTTGAAGCTGCTATGACCGAAGTATTTCTCAAGCGCAGCGTTGAGTTCGGCATCTGAGTTGTCACCTGCACTCATCGTATTTAGCTTTGTGGCTGTTCTTGTTGAAGCCCTGTTTTTAATTTCAGTAAATTAATTTCACATAAAATGCGtgcttttttcttcttttgctgACAATTTTTTCTTCCACCTCGTTTATGTTTTCGGCGGTTATTCTTTGTTTAGTATTTTGACATTTGACATTTCTTATTTAGCGAGAATTGAGGAAAGTCAGAAATGCttgcagagaacgtaaaatatatgatatacgatctctgatatacgttctctgcttgtGCGATAGACAGGGTTGCATTGATGTGTTAAAAATTATTCGATGGAAAtaataccagagaacgtatatctatatatacgaatatttatatatatgatatacgttctctgataatacAAGCAAGTGATGACCCAAGTGGAACACAAATAATCTATACACATAGCAGATTAAAGCTTTACGTACAGCAGTgtttattttaatgatattcTTAGCCAAAAGACTAACTTCCACaacaattgtatatatataatatattaaggtggagcgacattttttttttatttagcctttaaattttcgagtttccgtgtttgctccaccctaatatatatatatatatatatatattgtatataggtTTTATAGGCAGAAAAAAAGGTAATGGGTATAGCTTTGTGTCGGCAGTTTGtgtgctcatatataaacaggTCTGAACGGtctctataaaaaataaaataaatcataaaaaaacattggttatgtataattattgttttattaaaaaattatatattcaacTTTTACAGTTAGTTTGTAAGAAAATCGTTTTGAACAAAACTGTGTCTCGTCAACAATTTACGCTCttattcaatattaaatattttaattgtgtttttgtACATTCAAAGAAATGCGAATTTCTCATGGCATATTAAATATTCGATTGCGCTTagctttatatttatgtttctatttataagtatataaacacCAACGAATTGTTAATTTGAGCTTAATTCTAtgcattgaaaattataatattgcgattatttttgtaaaaattattaataaaaagtattataaacaaatttgcatCGATTTTCTGTAAATGTTACAGCATTCGTGTTGGTTCTTAGCCAGAAGACGTCGATGATTCCTCTAACGCCGGTGTACTCTCGATAGTCGCTGATCATAAATCGTTTATTCCAGTTCACCACTAACCCCAAAACGTATTGTAGCCAACAAATCCACCAAATAAATAAGTGTCGTTACCAATGAGACCGCAGCAGCGGCCAACACTAGGTCAAGACGTTGCATATTCGGATGCCAATAATTGCGCTCTTTTGTGGTGGACCAATCGCGGAAGAGTAGCGCCGTCACAGCAACGAGCAGTATGAAGCCAATGATGGACCACAGCGTGGATGTGCGCCAAGATGTACTAAACCAGCAgagaataaaagaaataaaaagaaaaaattttattactctTGTGGGGGTAAAAGGGTATACTGTAACAGTGTACGTACACATCGCCGAACAATGCCATAATTAAGTAAATTGAAGTATAAATGATGAGGCTGCCAAAGGTTACATAGCAGAGGGCGACAACGCGCGGCGTTATGAAAATGCGCAGATGTGAGTGTGTGGATGGCTCATCGATGAGTCCGATGCAAGTGATGACCAGCGCCTAAAATGAAGACGGTAGTCAGGCATAATTACAAGTATAAGCGAGTTTTGAAGTAAttgtttaaattgaattaagcgAACTAAATGTGTGGAGTTAAAGCGCACAGTGGCATgtgtataaacatatgtttttatgtgtcTTACCAGTTCAAGCAACTTGATGCCCATTAACGAATAG encodes:
- the RecQ5 gene encoding uncharacterized protein RecQ5 codes for the protein MSAGDNSDAELNAALEKYFGHSSFKSDLQRSAIKCAVERKRDIFVSMPTGSGKSLCYQLPGVLCENQITIVFSPLLALIKDQIDHLGKVKIRADSLNSKMSNKERDAVISDLKAMRPSIRFLYITPEQAATQFFQDLLQTLVKHNKIAYFAVDEAHCVSQWGHDFRPDYLKLCNLRRKYTSIVWLALTATASKQVREDIFLHLALKQPVARFTTPSFRKNLFYDVVFKNSIEDDFQHLAAFALHCFGDANEFKAVPAPKRGCGIVYCRTRENVERVAYGISKQGVGAVAYHAGLKGAERIQVQEQWMNGEYPVICATNSFGMGVDKPSVRFVVHWDVPQNVAAYYQESGRAGRDGLQSYCRLYYGREDVKSIQFLLQNDVNRTRSSTCSGKQELAQRAVKNFGEIVNFCESLSCRHKLFSDYFGDPPPDCNDQCDVCRHPKKIEKALEMFHKLCMDGHFKSGVSLEDSADLYEGGRAGAKRLKNDYGESDSETSVSHEHLAKKAKRETEDFIRKQFQLRKQLNAAREVEKEGKSQITRVKHAPSSGVKVSGLTTAIRENYLSAIVSALKLNAEQCKEDDPRRDLRHRDFEAIAIDIEYECFTRVKVTNMYQHALAKELAAIRQQTNKELLMPILRAYVARPETSQQGAWTGGSVEYFERKLKELEDTRPSSPNVPNKNNATKDLPKALRHKKSYKQDTTKQTTIGNFFEKNKEIKSEGDNCSPVSSSGESQDVESNENANIKQERMECMDIEKTPTEQEKEDTFEGTPVKEEEAYDLDKDDTVKNDTINMKVDDDLEDISDKDINSNEFKMSEDEEKHDTDKNEKTRLDKHTAKPADAKMDSLFGNDDWDDPAEEMLENSIKYATKKDDGKIKTLFGDESDISLANKSDSSTRTDTRNEDEEYYDALVHHKRKHRTSHYSKSKEKSPLHSYKTSASYDAYYQSASSSTTHHHKSSTSSTLTSHQYKSDSSSASSSSRRKHKHKHHSKHKHKDDDLDELEIYENASATKCKYQDAFEDSVKYEKSVKEKLKALRAEWQEFEGESDKKREESEDSLDELELLALSKKKIEDELKALEEIERNAAADKAAVQKKLLKNDEQTIANNDIKPAEKETPSKNTSGATLKAEDASRQSDWHAAKRKKELPTPSESDMNGSKSKFALPKNNKNSENSNTSENAAKGGEYRKPAQRPESNSKHSLNERQARLNAAKHKSDVSKSVVELLNPYYKKKITSKELFKTLAKRITNRVCDGKLEPSHCKSYIRDTFLTVNMIATDADLDKYFPLT
- the LOC106620119 gene encoding uncharacterized protein isoform X1, whose translation is MSYLRSIEISRVEMTPAEDSTYTTSSGSKRASYSLMGIKLLELALVITCIGLIDEPSTHSHLRIFITPRVVALCYVTFGSLIIYTSIYLIMALFGDVTSWRTSTLWSIIGFILLVAVTALLFRDWSTTKERNYWHPNMQRLDLVLAAAAVSLVTTLIYLVDLLATIRFGVSGELE
- the LOC106620119 gene encoding uncharacterized protein isoform X2, encoding MTPAEDSTYTTSSGSKRASYSLMGIKLLELALVITCIGLIDEPSTHSHLRIFITPRVVALCYVTFGSLIIYTSIYLIMALFGDVTSWRTSTLWSIIGFILLVAVTALLFRDWSTTKERNYWHPNMQRLDLVLAAAAVSLVTTLIYLVDLLATIRFGVSGELE